The proteins below come from a single Panicum hallii strain FIL2 chromosome 7, PHallii_v3.1, whole genome shotgun sequence genomic window:
- the LOC112899907 gene encoding zinc finger CCCH domain-containing protein 24: protein MEDTTTPPSQPELAGEKRKREEGSPDAAVVDAPSVPAASGEDAASGSRHPMWKTSLCSYFRRRGAGAEGCSHGESCRYAHTEEELRPRADGTWDPTSHRAKKLRKVAAEAQEEAEEEVTVDEQSLDKCLVGLPRGWTADRLKAFLQDQGISYATAKKKKGMTVGFVTFESVEQLTHAVQVLKENPSGGKEIKISDANRRSHQKVRAEGPVANGTATENGSSPATPAGETSASEVVASSKKSARDAVTPLALMPYNDQLEHKKHSMAQILKRLTRNARKACPPAIPLPNWIFKSKEIGGLPCKLEGILESPIVDGYRNKCEFSVGYSLEGKKTVGFMLGNFREGVTAVEEPVNCPNVSEISCKYAQMFQDFLQSSSLPLWSRVDNCGFWRQFTVREGRCPAEAVVLQNGESQISEVMLIVQVCSTDVDEALMKEEFDKLSAALIQGATTCSPPLPVTTIVVQDHKGISNAAPADCPLIPLLMPKGNQLEGGAEDKTRIHDHISNLKFSISPTAFFQVNTLAAERLYTLAGDWANLNSDTLLFDVCCGTGTIGLTLAHRVGMVVGIEMNESAVSDAHRNALINDIKNCRFVCGKAEDVIGSLLTEYLGSPQQHIAASQSNSVINDTSKNEDTMNCPENDGENMDSSMEKNDNGENEQPRDRSVDLPTCFGDEDIKGDSVYRVNKEADSNPDEHNEAAGEQNCGEASLINDEPTDATSADSLDHGKTCQDSSSIPNNNVLAASACQFRNVVAIVDPPRVGLHPTVIKALRTHPLIRRLVYISCNPDSLVANAIELCTPTSEKQEKNKGNRGWRSMSAAGLARQRTKSMPNSEPFIPKRAMAVDLFPHTSHCEMVMLFERIGYFSVDTHSVSC, encoded by the exons atgGAGGACACCACGACACCGCCGTCGCAGCCCGAACTCGCCGGAGAGAAGCGCAAGAGGGAGGAAGGATCGCCGGATGCGGCTGTCGTAGACGCGCCATCTGTACCCGCCGCCTCCGGTGAGGATGCGGCCAGCGGCAGCCGGCACCCGATGTGGAAGACGAGCCTGTGCTCTTacttccgccgccgcggcgccggcgccgaagGGTGCAGCCACGGGGAGTCCTGCCGCTACGCGCACACCGAGGAGGAGCTCCGCCCGAGGGCCGACGGCACCTGGGACCCCACATCCCACCGCGCCAAGAAGCTCCGCAAGGTCGCCGCGGAGGCCCAGGAGGAGGCCGAGGAGGAGGTCACCGTGGATGAGCAGTCGCTCGACAAGTGCCTCGTCGGCCTACCCAGGGGGTGGACGGCTGATAGGCTCAAGGCCTTCCTCCAAGACCAG GGAATCTCGTATGCGACAgcaaagaagaagaagggaatgACAGTTGGTTTTGTGACTTTTGAAAGTGTCGAGCAATTAACACATGCCGTTCAG GTCCTCAAGGAGAATCCTTCTGGTGGAAAGGAAATAAAGATATCTGATGCTAATCGTAGGTCTCATCAGAAAGTTCGTGCTGAAGGGCCTGTTGCTAATGGAACTGCAACAGAAAATGGTAGTAGTCCTGCTACTCCTGCTGGGGAAACATCTGCATCTGAAGTGGTTGCATCAAGTAAAAAAAGTGCTCGTGATGCTGTTACTCCCCTTGCCCTTATGCCTTACAATGATCAGCTAGAACACAAAAAACATTCAATGGCACAAATATTGAAGAGACTT ACTCGCAATGCTAGGAAAGCTTGCCCACCTGCCATTCCCCTTCCTAATTGGATTTTTAAATCAAAGGAAATTG GTGGTCTTCCTTGCAAGCTCGAAGGCATTTTGGAGTCCCCCATTGTTGATGGATACCGTAACAAGTGTGAGTTCTCTGTAGGATATTCTTTGGAGGGCAAGAAGACAGTAGGATTTATGCTTGGGAATTTCAG GGAAGGTGTGACTGCTGTTGAGGAACCTGTGAACTGCCCAAACGTCTCAGAAATTTCCTGTAAATATGCTCAGATGTTCCAAGATTTTCTGCAGTCATCAAGCTTGCCTTTGTGGAGCCGAGTTGATAACTGTGGGTTTTGGCGCCAATTCACA GTTCGCGAGGGAAGGTGTCCAGCGGAAGCTGTTGTTTTACAGAATGGGGAATCACAAATATCAGAAGTCATGCTTATTGTGCAG GTGTGTTCAACAGATGTTGATGAGGCTCTAATGAAAGAAGAGTTTGACAAGCTGTCCGCTGCCTTGATACAAGGCGCCACAACGTGCTCACCTCCCTTGCCAGTAACAACTATTGTAGTGCAA GATCATAAAGGAATATCAAATGCTGCGCCTGCTGACTGTCCATTGATCCCACTATTGATGCCAAAGGGAAATCAGTTGGAAGGCGGAGCAGAAGATAAAACGAGAATCCATGATCACATCAGCAATTTAAAGTTCTCCATATCACCGACAGCTTTTTTCCAG GTTAATACTCTTGCTGCAGAAAGACTGTATACCCTTGCTGGTGATTGGGCCAATCTCAATTCGGACACATTACTTTTTGACGTATGTTGTGGGACTGGAACTATTGGTCTGACCTTAGCACATCGTGTTGGAATG GTTGTTGGGATTGAAATGAATGAATCGGCGGTTTCAGATGCTCACAGAAATGCTCTTATTAATGACATAAAAAATTGCCGCTTTGTCTGTGGCAAG GCTGAAGATGTGATTGGGTCCCTTCTCACAGAATATCTTGGTTCACCACAGCAACACATTGCAGCTTCTCAAAGTAATTCGGTAATCAATGATACAAGCAAAAATGAGGATACAATGAATTGCCCAGAGAATGATGGTGAAAATATGGACAGTTCAATGGAGAAAAACGACAATGGTGAAAATGAGCAGCCTCGAGACAGATCAGTTGATCTTCCCACTTGTTTTGGTGATGAGGATATAAAGGGAGATTCAGTGTATAGGGTTAACAAAGAGGCTGATTCCAATCCTGATGAGCACAATGAGGCTGCTGGTGAACAAAATTGTGGGGAAGCATCATTGATCAATGATGAGCCCACTGATGCAACATCAGCTGATAGTTTGGATCATGGCAAGACATGCCAGGATAGTTCTTCGATTCCAAACAACAATGTGCTTGCTGCTAGTGCATGTCAGTTCAGAAATGTTGTTGCCATTGTGGACCCTCCACGTGTTGGCCTTCACCCTACT GTGATCAAGGCATTGAGGACTCATCCACTCATTCGACGTCTAGT GTACATTTCCTGCAATCCAGATAGCCTAGTCGCCAATGCGATCGAGCTGTGCACCCCAACATCTGAGAAACAAGAAAAGAACAAAGGCAACCGAGGATGGCGATCTATGAGTGCTGCTGGTCTTGCTAGGCAGCGGACGAAGTCCATGCCAAACTCTGAGCCTTTTATCCCCAAGAGGGCGATGGCAGTGGATCTGTTTCCTCACACCTCGCACTGCGAGATGGTTATGCTTTTCGAGAG GATCGGCTACTTCAGCGTTGATACACATTCTGTTTCCTGTTAA